Proteins co-encoded in one Gracilimonas sp. genomic window:
- the ispG gene encoding flavodoxin-dependent (E)-4-hydroxy-3-methylbut-2-enyl-diphosphate synthase: protein MSAIKRRKSIQVMVGHVPVGGDAPIVVQSMTNTDTADIDETADQIEHLHRAGSELVRITVNNDEAAKAVPHIKEKLMNRGVTVPIIGDFHYNGHKLLTQYPDMAEALANFRINPGNTGTKTRDENFATIVEQAIRYDKSVRIGVNWGSLDQQLLADKMDANNELPKPKSAKEVMLDTMVESAKRSSKLAEEVGLASNKIIISCKMSGVQDVITVYERIAKEVDYPLHVGLTEAGMGMKGIVASSAALSVILQQGIGDTIRVSLTPQPGADRALEVQVAQQILQSLKIRSFIPQVTSCPGCGRTKSTYFQELAEEIQDYIVESMPVWRKVYPGVEEMDVAVMGCVVNGPGESRNANIGISLPGTFEEPKAPVYVDGDHFTTLRGDNIGQEFRDILDNYIQENYGKKKAVESE from the coding sequence ATGTCGGCAATTAAGAGACGCAAATCAATACAGGTAATGGTCGGGCACGTTCCCGTTGGGGGAGATGCTCCCATTGTGGTTCAATCCATGACAAACACCGATACAGCAGATATCGATGAGACGGCAGACCAGATTGAGCATTTACACCGGGCCGGTTCCGAGCTGGTTCGTATCACCGTAAATAACGACGAAGCTGCTAAAGCTGTCCCACATATAAAAGAGAAATTGATGAACCGGGGAGTTACCGTTCCCATTATCGGTGACTTCCACTATAACGGGCATAAGCTGCTGACTCAATATCCGGATATGGCTGAGGCGTTGGCCAACTTCCGTATTAATCCGGGAAACACTGGCACCAAAACCCGGGACGAGAACTTTGCAACCATTGTAGAACAGGCCATCAGATATGACAAATCAGTTCGTATCGGGGTAAACTGGGGTTCACTGGATCAGCAGCTGCTTGCAGACAAAATGGATGCCAACAACGAATTACCTAAACCAAAATCGGCTAAGGAAGTTATGTTGGATACCATGGTGGAAAGCGCCAAACGTTCGTCCAAACTGGCCGAAGAAGTAGGACTTGCTTCCAATAAGATCATAATAAGTTGTAAGATGTCCGGTGTACAGGATGTTATTACCGTGTACGAACGAATAGCTAAAGAAGTGGATTATCCGCTTCATGTTGGGTTGACCGAAGCCGGAATGGGGATGAAGGGTATTGTTGCCAGTTCAGCAGCATTATCAGTCATTTTACAACAAGGGATAGGAGACACCATAAGGGTTTCACTGACTCCCCAACCCGGAGCAGATCGTGCATTGGAAGTTCAGGTAGCCCAGCAGATTCTTCAGTCACTTAAAATAAGAAGCTTTATTCCACAAGTAACATCCTGCCCGGGATGCGGAAGAACCAAAAGCACCTATTTCCAGGAGCTGGCCGAAGAAATACAGGATTACATTGTTGAATCAATGCCGGTGTGGAGGAAAGTATATCCCGGTGTAGAAGAAATGGATGTAGCCGTGATGGGATGCGTGGTAAACGGACCGGGTGAATCCAGGAATGCTAATATCGGGATTTCTCTGCCCGGAACCTTCGAAGAACCCAAAGCCCCTGTTTATGTAGATGGAGACCATTTCACCACGCTGAGAGGGGATAATATCGGGCAGGAATTCCGGGATATTCTGGATAATTATATTCAGGAAAATTATGGGAAGAAAAAGGCAGTTGAGTCCGAATAG
- a CDS encoding rhomboid family intramembrane serine protease, producing MANGPSFFTGGNLNSGNYDSFGNAFKRGFMRMPVAIRTIIAINAVVFVIQMLGGQTLNNWVVPTLGFDPSFPTFLTQPWRLVTYMFLHGGFFHFLFNMLWLWWMGRAVEETLGPRSFTVIYFGAGILGALLDAGIAQIFGTALVIGASGAVTGILVAFAMLFPTAPIMLFLFPPIQARFFVAGWIAIDILFLGSADGVARLVHLGGALGGYLLVKAHQNGTDLSMVIRYVEYMFGKVKPAGTSGSGTKRPRNKNMHIVQDAEIVEEMDQSELDAILEKISKKGYDSLSQEEKRKLFELSKKD from the coding sequence ATGGCTAACGGACCTTCTTTTTTTACCGGTGGTAATTTGAACAGCGGCAACTACGATTCGTTTGGAAATGCTTTCAAGCGTGGCTTTATGCGGATGCCGGTGGCTATTCGGACCATTATTGCCATTAATGCCGTGGTGTTTGTGATCCAAATGCTGGGCGGGCAGACATTGAATAACTGGGTGGTGCCAACCCTCGGCTTTGATCCATCTTTTCCGACCTTCTTAACTCAACCCTGGCGATTGGTTACCTATATGTTTCTCCATGGAGGTTTCTTTCATTTTTTATTCAATATGCTATGGCTTTGGTGGATGGGAAGAGCCGTGGAAGAAACGTTGGGGCCGAGATCGTTTACCGTAATTTATTTTGGAGCCGGAATATTGGGAGCCCTGCTTGATGCGGGTATTGCCCAGATATTCGGGACTGCGCTGGTAATTGGCGCCTCAGGTGCGGTAACCGGTATCCTGGTTGCTTTTGCGATGCTGTTTCCCACAGCTCCTATCATGCTGTTTTTATTTCCGCCCATTCAGGCTCGTTTCTTTGTGGCCGGATGGATTGCCATCGACATCTTGTTTCTTGGAAGTGCGGATGGAGTAGCCAGGCTTGTACATTTGGGTGGAGCTCTGGGAGGATATTTATTAGTGAAGGCGCATCAAAACGGAACGGACTTAAGTATGGTTATCCGTTACGTAGAATATATGTTTGGGAAAGTGAAACCAGCCGGTACCTCCGGCTCCGGTACTAAACGTCCACGCAATAAAAACATGCATATTGTTCAGGATGCTGAGATTGTGGAAGAAATGGATCAGTCGGAACTGGACGCCATTTTGGAGAAAATATCGAAGAAAGGATATGATTCACTTTCTCAGGAAGAAAAACGAAAACTATTTGAATTAAGTAAGAAAGATTAG
- a CDS encoding amidohydrolase family protein translates to MKKTISTLILAFSLINFFAGAGELQAQNNADLLILNGTIVDGTGEDAYQADLLVRGDSIHTIGEISPDTLHGIRMIDASGKVVAPGFIDMHAHGNPIRTPEFESYLSMGVTTILLGQDGSSPASGSLADWFEEVEAAKPAVNVAALVGHATLRRSVGLNEDKEVFDRDIERMQAKLRADLTAGTFGMSLGLEYVPGLYAKPDELTALAKVVGEFDGIVMSHMRSEDDSRIAESLEELAELGQYARVHASHFKVVYGKGEERAEEVLNQIESYNEEGITFTADTYPYAASYTGIGIVFPTWAKTEKEWKAIMKENPTLLREFLESKVEQRNGPDAILFGSGTYAGQTLAEAAKAEGVTPIDFLLQMGPNAGSAAHFVMNEELQDRIAIADGVMISSDGSPGMRHPRGYGSFAKIIRKYVVEEQSLSIEEAVYKMSGLSVQTLGITDRGVLQTGKKADIVIFDPEQVQDNATFSSPHKPATGFEWVIVNGRVAKSGSEISKQRTGIVLRDEN, encoded by the coding sequence ATGAAAAAAACTATTTCCACACTCATCCTGGCTTTTAGCTTAATTAACTTTTTTGCGGGCGCAGGAGAACTTCAGGCTCAAAACAATGCAGATCTGCTGATTCTGAATGGAACCATCGTAGATGGAACCGGGGAAGATGCTTATCAGGCAGATCTACTGGTTCGTGGAGATTCCATTCATACCATTGGTGAGATCAGCCCGGATACCCTTCATGGAATACGAATGATAGATGCATCAGGGAAAGTGGTAGCTCCCGGATTTATTGATATGCATGCTCACGGAAATCCGATTCGAACACCGGAATTTGAGAGCTACCTGTCGATGGGTGTTACTACTATTCTGCTTGGTCAGGATGGTTCCTCACCTGCAAGCGGTTCTCTTGCTGATTGGTTTGAAGAGGTGGAAGCTGCAAAGCCGGCGGTTAATGTAGCTGCTTTAGTGGGGCATGCCACTCTTAGAAGATCGGTAGGTTTGAACGAAGACAAAGAAGTATTTGACCGTGATATCGAGCGAATGCAAGCCAAGCTACGAGCTGACCTGACAGCCGGTACCTTTGGGATGAGCCTTGGACTTGAATATGTGCCGGGGCTGTATGCCAAGCCCGATGAACTAACTGCTCTTGCCAAAGTTGTAGGAGAATTTGACGGGATCGTAATGAGCCATATGCGCAGCGAAGACGACTCTCGGATAGCTGAATCTTTAGAAGAATTGGCTGAGTTGGGGCAATATGCTCGCGTTCATGCATCTCACTTTAAAGTTGTATATGGAAAAGGAGAAGAGCGGGCTGAAGAAGTACTGAATCAGATAGAGTCTTACAATGAAGAAGGAATTACTTTCACTGCAGATACCTATCCGTACGCAGCCAGCTACACCGGGATTGGGATTGTGTTCCCAACCTGGGCCAAAACAGAGAAAGAATGGAAGGCCATCATGAAGGAGAATCCAACGCTGCTGCGGGAGTTTCTGGAATCGAAAGTGGAACAGCGAAACGGCCCGGATGCAATTCTGTTCGGGTCAGGTACATATGCCGGGCAAACACTGGCTGAAGCAGCAAAAGCCGAAGGTGTAACTCCCATTGATTTTCTGCTTCAAATGGGTCCAAATGCAGGATCAGCCGCTCATTTTGTAATGAATGAAGAGTTACAGGATCGCATTGCCATAGCGGATGGAGTAATGATCAGTTCGGATGGGAGTCCGGGTATGCGTCACCCAAGAGGCTACGGCAGCTTTGCCAAAATCATTCGAAAATATGTGGTAGAAGAGCAATCCCTTTCCATAGAAGAGGCCGTTTATAAGATGTCGGGACTGTCTGTACAAACACTTGGAATAACTGATCGGGGTGTACTTCAAACCGGTAAAAAAGCAGACATCGTGATTTTTGATCCGGAACAGGTGCAGGATAACGCCACTTTCTCATCTCCCCACAAACCGGCCACCGGATTTGAGTGGGTGATTGTTAACGGCCGGGTAGCAAAATCCGGAAGCGAAATAAGTAAACAGAGAACCGGAATAGTTTTGAGGGATGAGAATTGA
- a CDS encoding NAD(P)/FAD-dependent oxidoreductase — protein sequence MNINTDYDVIIAGSGMGGMSAGAMLANAGYKVLILEKAHAPGGCSSSYFRKGYVFESGATTLIGFDENQPLWKLEKETGIQIPREEITPSMSVWLDGEQLTRYKDREQWIQECVRVFGNANGQRGFWKEALAVSDLVWKVSLKNPFFPPQKISEWVKLAINNNPLDVWVLKYAIQSVEDVMQKYGVDTPKFRRFVDEQLMITAQAKAHQTPFLFGAAGLTYTNYSNYYVPGGLLEMVNTIRAFIHEKGGALHTKEGVEMIDREGEQFTVKTQNKRKEKYTYRAPIVISNIPVWNMNGITSGVVKEYFESESKDFNHAWGAITLGIATTDTYPDDLPLHHQIHLEEGKTVPFTNSDSFFVSMSKREDTDRAKEGSRTLNISTHASPEFWYSLNGEYESAKQQVEEFVVKKLAEKLPGFADSEIDVIHTATPVTWENWVYRKKGRVGGIPQSMARSLLNWTPHETPFKGLYLVGDTTYPGQGIPGVTLSGINVYSRVIKNHQ from the coding sequence ATGAATATCAATACAGACTACGATGTAATTATTGCCGGCTCCGGTATGGGTGGAATGAGTGCCGGCGCCATGCTGGCCAATGCCGGATATAAAGTTCTTATCCTGGAGAAAGCGCATGCTCCGGGCGGTTGTTCTTCTTCTTATTTCCGTAAAGGGTATGTGTTTGAATCGGGGGCAACTACACTGATTGGTTTCGATGAAAATCAGCCGCTCTGGAAGCTGGAAAAAGAAACCGGTATTCAGATTCCACGAGAAGAAATTACGCCAAGCATGTCGGTGTGGCTGGATGGGGAACAGCTTACACGTTACAAAGACCGCGAGCAATGGATTCAGGAATGCGTCCGGGTTTTTGGTAATGCAAACGGACAGCGTGGTTTTTGGAAAGAGGCACTGGCCGTTTCTGATTTAGTGTGGAAGGTTTCACTGAAGAACCCATTCTTTCCTCCCCAAAAAATATCGGAATGGGTAAAGCTGGCTATCAATAATAATCCTTTGGACGTTTGGGTGCTTAAATATGCGATTCAATCCGTGGAAGATGTCATGCAAAAGTACGGCGTGGATACCCCCAAATTTCGCCGATTCGTGGATGAGCAACTGATGATAACCGCACAAGCTAAAGCACATCAAACTCCTTTCTTGTTTGGAGCGGCAGGACTGACCTACACCAATTATTCCAATTATTACGTGCCGGGCGGTTTGCTGGAGATGGTGAATACCATCCGTGCCTTTATTCATGAAAAGGGTGGAGCTCTTCATACCAAAGAAGGAGTTGAAATGATTGATCGGGAAGGAGAGCAGTTCACGGTTAAAACCCAAAATAAAAGAAAGGAAAAGTATACTTATCGGGCACCCATTGTGATCTCAAATATCCCGGTTTGGAATATGAATGGGATTACTTCCGGTGTTGTGAAGGAGTACTTTGAATCGGAATCCAAAGATTTCAACCATGCCTGGGGTGCGATCACGCTGGGGATCGCAACCACCGATACCTACCCGGATGATTTACCCTTGCATCATCAAATCCATTTGGAAGAAGGTAAAACGGTTCCGTTTACCAACTCGGACTCCTTCTTTGTATCCATGTCTAAACGAGAGGATACGGATCGGGCGAAGGAGGGGAGTCGCACGTTGAATATTTCTACCCATGCTTCTCCGGAATTTTGGTACTCACTGAACGGGGAATATGAATCGGCAAAGCAACAGGTGGAAGAGTTTGTCGTTAAGAAACTCGCTGAAAAGTTGCCCGGATTTGCTGACTCAGAAATAGATGTTATACATACCGCAACACCGGTAACGTGGGAAAACTGGGTGTACCGTAAAAAAGGCAGGGTAGGTGGAATTCCACAAAGTATGGCACGAAGCTTGCTCAATTGGACTCCCCACGAAACTCCGTTTAAAGGTTTGTATCTTGTTGGAGATACGACGTACCCGGGACAAGGAATTCCGGGCGTAACTTTGAGTGGAATCAACGTATATTCACGTGTCATCAAGAATCATCAATAA
- a CDS encoding rhomboid family intramembrane serine protease, producing MDNFSPNTQFSVFPPVIKNLLIINALAFLLTKQLFGSGWTPIGAAIAPYLVLNPLGEGFMPWQLVTYMFLHADLSHIFLNLFALWIFGQAIENLWGSKRFLIYYLLTGIGAAVIHMFIGGYFAYTLGASGAVFGILLAFGMMFPDRYIMLLIPPIPIKAKYFVGFYGLFELFNGLAMPNSGVAHFAHLGGLVVGFILIKYWGLKKPEYYG from the coding sequence TTGGATAATTTTTCACCCAATACCCAATTTTCCGTATTCCCACCGGTAATTAAAAACCTTTTGATTATTAACGCACTGGCGTTCCTGCTTACCAAACAGCTGTTTGGTTCCGGCTGGACTCCAATCGGTGCCGCTATTGCTCCGTACTTAGTCCTGAACCCGTTGGGAGAAGGCTTTATGCCGTGGCAGTTGGTAACCTATATGTTTTTGCATGCCGACCTCAGCCACATCTTTCTCAACCTTTTTGCTCTGTGGATATTCGGGCAGGCTATTGAAAACCTTTGGGGCTCGAAGCGGTTTCTCATTTATTATTTATTGACCGGAATCGGAGCAGCTGTCATTCACATGTTTATAGGTGGATATTTTGCCTATACCTTAGGTGCTTCCGGCGCGGTTTTTGGTATTTTGCTGGCCTTTGGAATGATGTTCCCCGACCGATATATCATGCTTTTGATTCCGCCTATACCGATAAAGGCAAAATACTTTGTAGGGTTTTATGGGCTGTTTGAATTGTTCAATGGCTTGGCGATGCCCAACAGCGGAGTTGCACACTTTGCTCACTTAGGGGGCTTGGTGGTAGGTTTTATCCTGATTAAATACTGGGGACTAAAAAAACCGGAATACTATGGCTAA
- the add gene encoding adenosine deaminase, producing MNLNSLPKIELHLHLDCSLSFDVVKHLRPGITQEQYKSDFIAPANCSSLDEYLKCAQEPIALMQSKEQLEMVTLDLFQQLKKDHVIYAEIRFAPLQHCNKGLTAEEVVQAVDEATAKGINETGIEARIILCTLRHFTEEQSMQTVRLVEKFKGSRVTGFDIAADETLPVDNHIKAFEYANRNNIPCTAHAGEACGAESVREVLQNFYPSRIGHGVRSLEDDALMGHLKEQNIHLEVCPTSNVQTGIYDSVANHRVNEIYERGNSLSINTDGRTISNVSLNEEYSSLNKHFNWKPEHFFRVNHHAIDAAFCNEETKETLRRKLKDGSKND from the coding sequence ATGAATTTAAACTCGCTGCCAAAAATTGAATTACATCTACACCTGGATTGCTCTTTAAGCTTTGATGTGGTTAAACATTTACGTCCCGGAATAACCCAGGAGCAATATAAATCAGATTTTATTGCTCCGGCCAACTGCTCCAGTCTGGATGAATACCTGAAGTGTGCGCAGGAACCCATAGCCCTCATGCAATCCAAAGAGCAGCTGGAGATGGTAACTCTCGATCTGTTCCAACAGCTGAAAAAAGATCATGTGATTTACGCTGAAATCCGTTTCGCCCCGCTTCAGCATTGCAACAAGGGTTTGACCGCAGAAGAGGTTGTGCAAGCTGTAGATGAAGCTACTGCCAAAGGGATAAATGAAACGGGTATTGAAGCGAGAATCATCTTGTGCACGCTTCGCCATTTTACAGAAGAACAAAGCATGCAAACCGTGCGGCTCGTGGAAAAATTTAAAGGCAGCCGTGTTACCGGTTTTGATATAGCCGCTGATGAAACCCTGCCGGTTGATAACCACATCAAAGCTTTTGAATACGCCAATCGAAACAACATTCCCTGCACGGCCCATGCCGGGGAAGCGTGCGGAGCGGAAAGCGTACGTGAAGTTTTACAGAATTTCTACCCTTCCCGAATTGGTCATGGCGTTCGAAGCCTGGAAGACGATGCACTCATGGGTCACCTCAAAGAACAAAACATTCACCTGGAGGTGTGCCCAACCAGTAACGTGCAAACCGGGATTTACGATTCAGTGGCCAATCACCGGGTCAATGAAATCTACGAGCGGGGAAATTCACTGAGTATCAATACAGACGGACGTACAATTTCCAATGTTTCTTTGAACGAAGAGTATTCTTCTTTGAATAAGCACTTTAACTGGAAACCCGAACACTTTTTTCGTGTTAACCATCACGCTATAGATGCTGCTTTTTGTAATGAGGAGACGAAAGAGACATTGCGCCGTAAACTAAAAGATGGGTCTAAGAACGATTGA
- the ychF gene encoding redox-regulated ATPase YchF, with protein MSLRCGIVGLPNVGKSTLFNALSNAGAESANFPFCTIDPNVGMVPVPDDRLHILAELAESKNVLPATIEFVDIAGLVKGASEGKGKGNAFLSHIREVDLILHVVRCFDDNDIIHVEGSVDPERDIRIIEEELILKDLESVEKRVEKLKKEAKGGDKAKVAQLEIVQRLADHLGEGNSARTFEVSKEEREAYKDLFLLSDKQVLYACNVGESDLEDGNEYVDTVKEIASEHDDETVMFCAKIEAEIAELDEDEKEMFLEELGVPSAGLDRLIKGAFKELGLITYFTAGPKEARAWTIKKGTKAPQAAGVIHTDFEKGFIRAETIAFKDYEELGSEKAAREAGKMRQEGKEYVVQDGDVLLFRFNV; from the coding sequence ATGAGCTTAAGATGTGGAATTGTTGGGCTACCCAACGTAGGTAAATCAACCTTATTTAATGCCCTGAGTAACGCCGGAGCCGAATCAGCTAACTTCCCTTTTTGTACCATCGACCCGAATGTGGGCATGGTTCCTGTTCCCGATGACAGACTGCATATACTGGCAGAGCTGGCTGAATCCAAAAACGTACTGCCGGCTACCATCGAGTTTGTGGATATTGCCGGTTTGGTAAAGGGTGCTTCTGAAGGAAAGGGGAAAGGGAATGCCTTTTTATCTCATATTCGGGAAGTTGACCTGATCCTGCATGTGGTTCGTTGCTTTGATGATAACGATATAATTCACGTGGAAGGAAGTGTTGATCCCGAGCGGGACATTCGCATCATTGAGGAAGAATTAATTCTGAAGGACCTGGAATCGGTTGAAAAGCGGGTGGAGAAGCTGAAGAAAGAAGCTAAAGGCGGCGATAAAGCCAAAGTAGCCCAGTTAGAGATCGTTCAAAGGCTGGCTGATCATTTGGGAGAAGGCAATTCAGCCCGGACTTTCGAAGTCTCCAAAGAAGAGAGGGAAGCCTACAAAGACCTGTTCCTGCTATCCGATAAACAGGTGCTTTATGCCTGTAACGTTGGAGAATCTGACCTGGAAGACGGGAACGAATACGTGGATACCGTCAAAGAGATTGCTTCTGAGCACGATGATGAAACCGTAATGTTTTGTGCTAAGATTGAAGCTGAAATCGCCGAGCTTGACGAAGATGAAAAAGAAATGTTCCTGGAAGAATTGGGCGTACCAAGTGCAGGCTTAGACCGACTGATTAAAGGAGCCTTCAAAGAGCTTGGGTTGATTACGTATTTCACAGCCGGACCTAAAGAAGCGCGTGCCTGGACCATCAAAAAAGGGACTAAAGCCCCACAGGCAGCCGGGGTCATACACACTGACTTTGAAAAAGGATTCATCCGTGCCGAGACTATTGCTTTCAAGGACTATGAAGAACTCGGCTCAGAAAAAGCCGCTCGCGAAGCCGGAAAAATGCGTCAGGAAGGAAAGGAATATGTTGTGCAAGACGGTGATGTACTGCTTTTCCGTTTTAATGTTTAA
- the polA gene encoding DNA polymerase I, which yields MSKKLLFLLDGMALAYRAHFAFINSRLKNSEGIPTGPVLGFANTLEKMLDEEKPTHIAVAWDTHEPTFRHEEDEDYKANRPPQPEELTIGIPLIKEMVKAWGITNIEQDGYEADDIIGTIASGANADDVDVMLVTPDKDFMQLVHDHIRMMKPDNNNGGFNIIDREGVKDYFGVYPEQVIDVLAMIGDTSDNIPGVPGIGKKGAPKLIKKYGSLEKAIEDAPNISGKRAREGLMEYGEQALHAKFMVTIKTDVPETEDWEELEWKGPDKKELGLFFKRMEFRTLTKKYLGEEGPVASKDGDQVDLFGSFKEEAPKQELDEDKVNYELVNSLDEVKKLAEQFKDKKEFCFDTETDSPDPVSAGLVGISLTATPGTGYYIPVNVEGGLDEKEVIEILRPLFENEESTKVAHNYKFDYLMLKRSGIEIKGKAFDTMVAAYLIDANQRLKMDELAKSLLNYKPVPIEELIGKGKKQISMAELKPEDVYLYACEDSDITLRLYEILSDKLKEDELEEIAYTVDYPLMEVLADMEYKGVKLDTDMLAAFSRELDKDLKELEKQIYDKAGEEFNINSPQQLGTILFEKMDLPAGKKTKTGQYSTAESVLTKLAAKYEMPSLILDYRQLTKLKSTYVDALPELINEDTGRIHTEFNQSVAATGRLSSSNPNLQNIPIRTKRGREIRKAFIAEEGYKIMSADYSQVELRVIAHIAQDEAMMEAFKNKEDIHSRTAKEIFDLDSLDEVTADHRRKAKEVNFGIPYGVSAYGLASRLGIENNEGKEMIDQYFERFPNILNYINDTKEFAREHGYVKTLLGRRRYIPDIKSGNWNVRGFAERTAINMPIQGTAADIIKLAMINIHHWLKNNNKKSRMLLQVHDELIFEIHESELDEVPAKINELMETAFELEVPLDVDSGVAGNWLEAH from the coding sequence ATGTCTAAAAAACTTCTCTTTTTACTGGACGGAATGGCGCTGGCCTACCGTGCACACTTTGCGTTTATAAACAGCAGGCTTAAAAACTCGGAGGGCATTCCAACCGGACCCGTTCTCGGTTTTGCCAATACCCTGGAGAAAATGCTGGACGAAGAGAAACCGACTCACATTGCTGTTGCCTGGGATACGCACGAACCCACGTTCAGGCATGAAGAAGATGAGGACTATAAAGCCAATCGCCCGCCCCAGCCAGAGGAATTAACCATTGGTATCCCGCTTATCAAAGAAATGGTGAAGGCGTGGGGAATCACGAATATAGAACAGGATGGCTACGAAGCGGATGACATTATCGGAACCATCGCCAGCGGCGCAAACGCTGATGATGTAGATGTGATGCTGGTGACACCCGACAAAGATTTTATGCAGCTGGTGCACGATCACATTCGCATGATGAAGCCGGACAACAATAACGGTGGCTTCAATATTATCGATCGGGAAGGTGTGAAAGATTATTTCGGAGTGTATCCGGAGCAGGTGATTGATGTGCTGGCTATGATCGGTGATACCTCGGATAATATTCCGGGGGTGCCGGGTATTGGAAAGAAGGGAGCACCTAAGCTGATTAAGAAGTACGGATCGCTGGAAAAAGCCATCGAAGATGCTCCGAATATCAGTGGAAAACGAGCCCGCGAAGGCTTGATGGAATATGGTGAGCAGGCCCTTCATGCCAAGTTTATGGTCACTATAAAAACCGATGTACCCGAAACTGAGGATTGGGAAGAACTGGAGTGGAAAGGGCCCGACAAGAAAGAACTGGGTTTGTTCTTCAAGCGAATGGAATTTCGAACCCTTACCAAGAAGTATCTGGGAGAGGAAGGTCCGGTTGCCTCAAAAGATGGAGATCAGGTTGACCTTTTTGGTTCATTTAAAGAGGAAGCTCCCAAGCAGGAGCTGGATGAGGATAAGGTAAACTATGAGTTGGTGAACTCTCTGGATGAAGTGAAGAAGCTTGCTGAACAGTTCAAAGATAAAAAGGAATTCTGCTTTGACACGGAAACGGACAGCCCTGATCCTGTTTCAGCCGGACTGGTAGGAATTTCACTTACTGCCACTCCCGGAACCGGCTATTATATCCCGGTGAACGTAGAAGGAGGTTTGGATGAAAAGGAAGTAATAGAAATTCTTCGTCCGTTGTTCGAGAATGAGGAGTCAACCAAGGTGGCACATAACTATAAATTTGACTACCTGATGCTGAAGCGATCCGGAATCGAAATTAAGGGCAAGGCCTTTGATACCATGGTCGCCGCTTACCTGATTGATGCAAATCAGCGCCTGAAAATGGATGAGCTTGCCAAGAGTTTGCTGAACTACAAGCCTGTTCCCATCGAAGAACTCATTGGAAAAGGGAAGAAGCAGATTTCAATGGCAGAGCTGAAGCCGGAAGACGTATATCTGTATGCCTGTGAAGATTCCGATATCACCCTGCGTTTGTATGAAATTCTAAGCGACAAGCTGAAGGAAGACGAGCTGGAGGAGATAGCCTACACCGTAGATTATCCGCTGATGGAAGTGCTGGCTGATATGGAGTATAAAGGCGTAAAGCTGGACACCGATATGCTGGCGGCCTTTTCCAGGGAACTGGACAAAGACCTGAAAGAACTGGAAAAACAGATTTATGACAAGGCGGGAGAGGAGTTTAACATCAATTCTCCACAGCAGCTGGGCACCATTTTGTTCGAGAAAATGGACCTGCCGGCCGGCAAGAAAACCAAAACGGGGCAGTATTCTACGGCCGAATCAGTTTTAACAAAGCTGGCTGCCAAATATGAAATGCCAAGTCTGATTCTGGATTACCGCCAGCTGACAAAACTAAAATCAACCTATGTGGATGCACTGCCGGAGTTGATCAATGAAGATACCGGTCGTATTCATACCGAGTTCAATCAAAGCGTGGCTGCGACAGGACGGTTGAGTTCCTCCAATCCAAACCTTCAGAATATCCCAATTCGAACCAAAAGGGGGCGAGAGATACGAAAGGCATTTATTGCGGAGGAAGGGTATAAGATCATGTCTGCCGATTACTCACAAGTTGAACTTAGGGTTATTGCACATATTGCCCAGGATGAGGCGATGATGGAAGCCTTCAAAAACAAAGAAGACATTCACTCCAGAACAGCAAAGGAAATATTTGATCTGGATTCGCTGGATGAAGTGACGGCCGACCATCGGCGTAAAGCCAAAGAAGTAAACTTCGGAATTCCTTACGGGGTAAGTGCCTATGGGCTTGCTTCACGTTTGGGAATTGAGAATAACGAAGGCAAGGAGATGATAGATCAATATTTCGAGCGGTTCCCGAATATTCTGAATTACATCAATGATACAAAGGAGTTTGCCCGGGAGCATGGTTATGTGAAAACCCTGCTGGGCCGTCGCCGGTATATTCCTGACATCAAATCTGGGAACTGGAACGTACGGGGCTTTGCCGAACGAACGGCTATCAATATGCCGATTCAGGGAACAGCTGCCGACATCATTAAGCTGGCCATGATTAACATTCATCACTGGCTGAAGAACAACAACAAGAAAAGTCGCATGCTGCTGCAGGTGCATGATGAGCTGATCTTCGAAATTCATGAAAGCGAACTGGATGAAGTGCCTGCCAAAATCAACGAACTGATGGAAACCGCTTTTGAGCTGGAAGTGCCGCTGGATGTTGATTCAGGAGTAGCTGGTAATTGGTTGGAAGCGCATTAA